The Strix aluco isolate bStrAlu1 chromosome 1, bStrAlu1.hap1, whole genome shotgun sequence genome has a window encoding:
- the EEF1E1 gene encoding eukaryotic translation elongation factor 1 epsilon-1: MAAAARPGLGAEELALLEKLLGLPKGNKYGVQGERKVPVLQTNNGPGLTGLMTIAAHLVKQAKKDQLLGITAEEKAVVQQWLEYRVTRVDGRSSKDDTRIILKDLNIHLEDKVYLAGNIFTLADVLMYYGLHHVMADLTVQEKEEYLNVSRWFNHIQHYPGVRQHLSNVVFIKNRLYTNAH; the protein is encoded by the exons ATGGCAGCTGCCGCGCGGCCGGGGCTGGGCGCGGAGGAGCTGGCTTTGCTGGAGAAGTTGCTGGGCCTGCCGAAAGGGAACAAGTACGGCGTCCAGGGGGAGCGGAAG gTTCCTGTTCTTCAAACAAACAATGGTCCAGGTCTGACAGGATTAATGACCATAGCTGCTCACCTAGTTAAACAGGCTAAGAAAGACCAACTGCTTGGAATtactgcagaagagaaagctgTCGTTCAGCAGTGGTTGGAATATAGAGTGACTCGAGTAGATGGACGCTCTAGTAAAGATGATACTAGAATAATTCTGAAG gaTCTTAATATACATCTTGAAGATAAAGTCTATCTTGCaggaaacatttttactttagCAGACGTTTTGATGTACTATGGATTGCATCATGTCATG GCGGACCTCACAGTGCAAGAAAAGGAGGAATACCTTAATGTGTCTCGTTGGTTCAACCACATTCAACATTATCCAGGTGTCCGACAACATCTGTCTAATGTCGTCTTCATCAAGAACAGATTATACACTAATGCTCATTAA